A region of the Levilactobacillus yonginensis genome:
CTTATGCTTCTCATTAAGAAGGAAAAGTAAGCCACTAAAAAAAGCTGTTCCTAGTAAAAATAAATACAATTTAAAAGAGCTACTGTTAGCAGTCAAGTTAACAATAAACATCAACGTCGTTGTCAAAAAAATGGCCAAGAAAATGCCCCCACGGACATCAAAGGGAACGTAATGAACCGGTGAACTTTGTTCAATGCTAAGCTCACCAAGCAGCCAGGTAACCATAATAATTGGTATTAAAATTATAAATAGAAAATGCCAATTGAATGTGTCCTGAATTATGCCACCATATATGGGACCCACTGCTGGTGCAAAGGCAATAACTAAGCTACCTAGCCCCATAAAAGTGCCAACTTTTTTCTTTGGCACTTGATCTAGTATGACAGCAAACATCAACGGTAACGCGATTCCATCAGCAATGCCTTGACATAAGCGGCCTAGCAAAACTAAATTAAAGCTGTTGGAAAAGCTTGCAATCAACGTACCGACTAAAAAGCTTAAGCACGAAACTCTAAATAAAGTTACCACACGAAACCGTCTTAAAAAGAATGAACCCAATGGAATCAAACTAGTTGAGACTAGCATATATCCAGTAGTCAACCATTGAACTTGACTGATAGGTATAGAAAAATACGTTGTTAATTGTGGGAAGGTTATGTTTAACGCTGTTTCAACCACTATTCCTAAAAAGCTTAAAAGACCAATCGAAATTATTGCGCTCAATAGTTTGTTGTGTTTCTCTTGAACCAAGAATTGCACCTTCCAAACACTACATATATTTTTTATTACATATTATACCACTATATATGGTTCTTAGGCCGTTGCTCCTACATATTTTCAAGAACGAACAATAGTTTCTCTAGCCTTTGAGAAACTACACTTAAAATAGTCGCAAGTCCGTTATAGCCATGCTATAATGTAAACAGAAAAAGGAAGCCCCGCTAGAACAGGGCTTCCCATGTAGAGCCGTTTAAGACGGTGGCAAAGTTTAATAATAGATTAAATAATCCGTTAGCCCTGCCAAAAGCTAAGACGGATTATTTTTTTTGCTGACTTTTGATCAGCTCAACAATTAATGCAATCAAGGCCACGATAAATGTACCGAAAGCTAGCATTAATTGTAAAGCGTCCGAAACGGACACTTAGGCTACTCCTTTCGTTAGGATTTATGGGCTTTAAAGGTTTAACACCATAAGCACCGCCTCCGATCGGAAATAGCCACCGCCTTAACTTCTCTACTTGATTCATTATACAGAGATATAATTCTTTTAGAAACATATTTTTAAATCAGTAGTGTACTTCATTCTAACCTGGATTAGTGTATTAACGTAAGTCATCTTAGTAAGAACATTGAGCATAAAAATACGGTAATTGATTCATTTTATCAGAGTGCTTGCTTATATCTATAGGAGGTTCTATTTTGAATATTCAATCTGTAAATAGTTTTTTAAGCAAAAAAGCAGAATCCCTAAAGTCTATAAAAGCTAATGTAACAGTTGATGGAAGAGGTTTGCTACCACGATTTTTCTATAGAGGACAGTCAAATGACTTCAAAAGTAGTAATAACGTTGCTAGCATCTTTAGACAAAAAGAGCTCTCCGGATATACCCATGAATATTCATTTACTAATGAGTACATGCGTAGGTACGCAAACGATTTTAACAATTTAGAAAACAATTTTTCTCGCCTGTCTTATATGCAACATTTTGGCTTGCCAACTAGGTTATTAGATGTAACGACCAATGCTCTTGTCGCTCTTTATTTTGCCTGTCAATCTCATCTTGATTCTGAAGGACATGAAACAGACGGGATAGTTACCATGTTTTTTTCTAACAAGACACAAAATATTGATGATTTCACATACTATAGTAGTCGCAGTGACACCGTGGAAGTCTTATCAACATTAGCATTGATGGACGAAGAAAAAAAGAAAAGTATTTATAGAAAAATATCTTCTTTCAACAAAAATATTGATGATTTGTTGAAAGAAGATGAAAATCATTTATACCAAAGTTGGTACATGGATCTGGTCAAGCAGTTCCCAGAGGGCTATTATGAACAACTTTCTGAGGAAAACCAAAAAGTATATGACTCACTAAATGATTTCTATAAAGAAATAAATCAGTCTTATGAAATGCAATGCCTGTATCATGATATTAAAAGAGATACTGGTTATTTTGCTGATCTAATCAACTTTAGAACTTTACTTCACCCATTTTTCGTCGAACCTTCAATTAATAATGAACGCTTACGAGCTCAAAGTGGTTTTTTCCTTTTTGAACCTTATGATGGTACATCATGTAGCTTGGAAAATATTCATGATGATATTGATAACAAAGTATCTCTGTACAATGGACACAATGAGCCAATTAGATTAGTAATTCCTGGTGAAAAAAAGCAACAAATTTTAAACGAATTAAATCAATCATTGGAAATAAACCAGGCTACTTTATTTCCAGACAAAGAAAATGTGGCTAGTTATATAAAAAATAATTTTTAATAGGCAAATTCTATAATTAATCCGAACAGAAATTAAAAAGCCCAAAGCAATCACTTACAATGGTAGTAGCTAATTCCAACCAATATAGGGAGTGATTACTTTGGGTACATCTACTTTATCACGTTTTCAACGTGGCGCACTAGCACAACTGGTCAATGAGGGGAATAAATCTTACCAAGTAATGGCTGACGCCTTAGGCGTCGCCAAAGCTACGATTAGCTATGAGTTGGACCGGGTTAAACCTTATGATCCAGAATTAGCTCAGCAAGATGCAGATCGCAAAAGGCGGAATTGCGGCCGTCGTTCGATGCTGACGGCAGCATTAGCGACTTTAATTACCAATCACTTACGATTAACCTGGTCACCAGAAACCATTGCGGCCGCTTATAACTTGAGCACTGCGTCAATTTATAATTGGCTTAATCGTGGCTGGCTCCCCTTCAAATTGACTGATCTACCCAATCGGAATGTCCGCCAGCACCGAGTGAGCGAAAATCGTGGGAAATTTACAAGTGGGACTTCCATCGAACAACGGCCAACAACTGTTAATCAACGGTTAGCTTTTGGTCATTGGGAAGTAGATACGGTGCTTTCTAGTCGAAGTGAGTCACGATCATGTCTGGTTACATTCGTAGAACGTAAGACCCGACTTCTATGGGCCATCAAAGCCCCTAATAGAACGGCTAAGGCTCTAAACACCGCCTTTGGCAAGTTTATGGGGGCCTTCGGTCCCCAAGTAAAATCCATTACTGTTGATCATGGTAAAGAGTTTGCCAATTATCAGGCCTTAGAACAGGATTATCAGATCAAAGTTTATTTTTGCCATCCATATTCACCATGGGAGCGAGGTTCCAATGAATATTTTAATAGACGGTTACGCTGGTTCTTCCCGAAAAAGACCAATTTTAGCCAAGTAACGACTGATGAGATCCTAGCAGCACTTGAACTAATTAATCAACGACCATTAAAAATACATCATCAACAGACTGCCATTGAAAGATTCCGGGCTTGTTCGGATTAAACTTGTAATTTGCCATTTAGAAAAAAGACGTACAACAAATAACTCATCTGAGTTACTTGATATTATGGACGTCCTCTTACAAGTAATCAAAAATATCTCTTCAACTAAAAATCCTGCTGCATTGGTAAATCGCTTAGTTAACTATATTCGGAGCGTCGCTTTAGCTGGCAGGCTACACTTTTCAAAACCAGAAGAAGATCTGATCATTAAACTAGAAATTTTTGGTCAAAAAGCTGGTTTAAATGGTGCTTACATGGCAGATTTTTCTGACAAATCTTATTTCTATAAGTGGTCAGAAGAAGTTCCTAATCGTCATTAATTAGAAACAGGGGCTATTTGTTATATCACCCCTAGAAAAACCTATTAAAACAGCTCCTATTATCTAGTGATTAGATAATAGGGGCTGTTTTTTTGTTTGGTGGTATAATAGTGCTTAAAAAACGAGGTCGATGATCACATGCCCAATCACATATTTATCAATCGAGAGTCAGGTAATGATAATATTTCAATATTCTATGACGAACCATCATTTTTGGTCATTGCGAATAAAGATGATCTAACTAGCATTCAGTTGATTGATGAGTCTAAAAAACCTGGTATCTATATATTGTTAGGTGATGATAAACGATATATAGGTCAAGCATCAAATGCTATTTTTAATCGGTTGCAGCAACATTATATTAATAAGCCGTGGTGGAACAAGTTAATATTTTTTGGACGTGAAGATGGACATTTATCAAAAGCACAATTAGATCTGCTAGAACGAAAGATAATTGAAAAAATGAAACGAGAAGAAATCGAACTAGATAATAATACCCAAGGTAATCAGAGCTATATTGATAAATTAAGCCAATTTTCTGCCTTATCATTGTTATCGAAAGTTGAAAGGGTATTGATAGATATCGCAAATATTGACTTATTTGCTAGTGAGGATACCGAATTTGATAGGCCGGACCCTATTCCAAACAACGATACTATATCGATTTTATTTGGCGAACAGCATTATAAAGGAAGCTCTTACCGAGACGTCTTTACTAAATTAGTATCTACACTTATTCTTTCGTCAGATATAGCTAACTTAACGGATTTAATAAATTCGACTGAACCCAATACTGTACAAATAATAGGGACCCTAGAGCGCGTATCAGGAAAAGGAACAAAATTAACTAAAGCTATAGACTCAAGTAAATATCATGTCTACGTTAATTTTTCTAAAGATGCATTGTATAAAAAGATACAAATATTAGCTAATTTAACTAAAAATAAAGTGATCTTTGAAAGGTGGTAAATTAACTATGGTGCAACAAATCGTCCTACCAATCAAAGACTCTAACGTCTTAAAAATGGTGCAAGATACCTTACTAGATAGTTTTCGGGCGGGTCGGCGTAACTACACCATCTTTCAAGTTGGAAAAGCTACCCTACTACGGGTGAGTGATGTCATGACGTTAAAGAAATCAGACGTCTACAATCCTGATGGTTCGGTCAAAAATACCGCCTTTATTCATGATAAAAAGACCGGTAAAGCAAATACATTATATTTAAAGCCCGTGCAACAAGACTTGCTGCAATATCATGATTGGCTAGTCCAACAGAATATCAATTCGGATTGGTTATTTCCCTCAACGTCCCATCCAGATCGACATATAACAGAGAAGCAGTTTTACAAGATCATGGCACGCGTGGGTGATCTCTTAGGTATCAACTATCTAGGAACACATACGATGCGTAAAACAGGCGCTTACCGCGTCTATACACAGTCAAACTACAATATTGGTTTAGTCATGCACTTACTGAATCATTCGAGTGAGGCTATGACCCTTACTTATCTCGGCTTAGATCAAGCAAGTCGCGAAACAATGTTAGATCAAATTGATTTTGGATAAATACGCCAATTAATCTCCTAAAATTATCAGCTGTTTATTCATTTTTGCGCCATTATGTCAGTAGTCGTTACTGTTTTGAAAATGCAATTTTTAACAGGGGCTGTGGTAATTATGAATTACCCGAATTGTCAAATCAAGTGCAACACTTTCGACCTATTCTTAGTTATTGGTCTAGTTAATCGAAGTCTGGCAGAACTGCCATTGCCGATTGATAGTTGAGAACCTTTCGTGGTCTTTGGTTCAGAGCGTTTTGGATTGCTTGAATCCCTGTTAAGGTCAAGGCTCTCATTGAATGTCCCTTAGGAATGAACTCGCGGATCAGTTGGTTCTGGTTCTCATTAGTACCACGTTCCCATGGTGAATATGGATGGGCAAAGTAGACTGTCGTGCCGGCTACCTTTGATAAATCCGCAAACTCTGAACCGTTGTCAAAAGTAACTGTCTTAAAGTATTCTGGACCATAGTCATCGATAACATCTTGCAGGGCTTGTCGACAAGTGTCGGCGTGATAGTCCGTAATCTTAACGATGATTTCATAACGACTAACACGTTCAGTCAAGGTCATAATAGCGGGTTCACTGGCAACTCGTTTGCCTTTAACTAGATCACCTTCCCAATGGCCGATTTCAGTTCGGTTATTGGCTCCAAATGGTCGTTCTTCAATAGACTTGCCTAAGGTACGTTTATTCATACGCTGATGAGCTTTACGAACAGATCTCACCCGTCGACGTAGCTTCATGGGTAGTTCACTATTAGTTAGTTCTAAAAGGCCATTATCAATGTATCTGTAGACAGTTGGTGTTGACGGACAAGCTAGTTCTTGATGGTTCAGTTTGAACCAATGCACAAAGCTATCAATACTGTGGACTCTAGGTTTGCGACGAAGTTCAATGACCAGTTGTTGGAAGAACACAGGTGCCGGTGCCTTGACCAGCCAGCTAACGGCATGAGAATTAGCTTGATGATTTGCATGAATAGTTTGAGCAGTCTCTGCAAAGTAAGCTTCAAAGGGCTTGTGATTAGGGCCAATTTGACGAATTGTACCGTGCTTTAATTCCCGACTGATGGTACTTGGACTCCGATGAAGTTCACGCGCAATCTGACGGCAAGACCAACCGTCAGATTTACGAGCCATGATCAAGCCACGTTCATAAGGTTGAAGTTGTTGGTAATGACTAATCATGGTATTCTGGTTAAGGGTCATGAAGACATCTCTTTTCTTATTTGTTGTGGTAACTATAAGAATAGGTCTTCATGGCCTTTTTGGTCTAGTCATTTAGGTGTTGCACTTCAATTTTAAATCCGGCTAATTATGAATTATTAAAATTACTGTTAAAATGATCTTTGAAACATTTAGACGTTTTTTCCAACCTATTGCATTGTTTAGATTGTCGTATCATCAATTTGAAGCTTTTCTAATCTTTTTGTACCCCATGAGAACATCATTTCAATGATAGGCATTAAGGTCTCACCAGTCGTTGTTAATGAATAAAAAACTGCTTTTCGATTGTTAACTAACCCTTCTTGACGATCAATCAAACCGTCTTCATCTAACTCCTTTAGTTGTTGTGATAGGACTTTATGCGTTGCATTGCTCAATGACTTTTGAATTTCTCCAAAACGCATTTTACCGTCATAGTGTAGCTGATAAAGTATGACGATTTTATATTTACCCGAAAACATCGACAGCGTATATTCTTTAGCGCAATTAAAATCTTTTTGTTGTATTTTATCAAGGGCATACTTTCGTACAGTGTCTGTCATTATTATTACCTATTTTCTGAAGATTATGATAGGCACAAAAAAGTGCCTTATTGTGGTCTATTATTTATAGGTATATATTATATACTATAAATAAAGGAGGAATTTTATTATGGCAAAATCAGTTGCAGTTTTGGTGACTAATCTAGTCGAAGACGTTGAATATACTGAACCTGTAGAGGCTCTTAAGTCTGCAGGACACGAAGTGACAACGATCAGTTTTGAAAAAGGTACTGTTGAAGGTAAGCATGGTACTCAGATTAACGTTGATAAGTCCATTGATGAAGTTCGTCCTCAAGACTTTGATGCCTTGTTCATTCCAGGAGGATTTTCACCAGATCAATTACGTGCGGACCAACGGTTTGTCGAATTTACAAAGTTCTTTTTGGCAACTAACAAGTTAACGACATCTATTTGCCACGGTCCACAATTAATGATTCAAACCGGGCTAGTGCAAGGTCGTACAATGACAGCATATTTAACTGTACAACCTGATTTGTATTATGCCGGTGCACGCATTGAAGACAAAGCTGTTGTGATCGATGGTAATCTAATTACTAGTCGCGAACCAAAAGATATCCCAGCATTTAATGAGGCCTTCCTAGCAGCTTTATAATGTTGATGGTTGATAAGCATATAAACATGTACCAATTATAGCTTGACGAGTTTGGCTGTTTTAAAATAAATTTTTTAAACAGTTACCGTTAAAGTAACTTAGTCCTCGTGTTAGTAGCACGGGGACTTTTTATATAGCAGTTTTTAAACAACCGTTGCGCAATTCAACTGTACTTATTAATTAATAAAAGGCTAGTCACTGACCAACTTTTGGTTAGTAACTAGCCTTTTATTTTATTCATAAGCGTTGTTGTAACTGATAAGTAATATCCTCGTATCCTGGCTTTCCCAACTTGAAAAACGGTATAGTTACGCCGACCAGCTCTGAAATTATGGAGTAACGTATCTTGCACTTCTTTAAGTACATTTGAATCTTTGATGGGTAGGACGATTTGTTGCATAATGAGCGCTCCTTCGGACAATATTTATGGTCTATAATAGCTAATTAAAACAAAATAGCCCCCAATATCTACATTATAGATATTGGGGGCTATTATTTCAACGTTTCCGAGGGGTGATTGGATAGAAATAGACCCTATTTTTTTCCTGTATTTATATGTTGAGCAGTTGAATTAGGCTCCCAAGGTGACTTATGGTAAACTACTGTCTGTATAATGTTAATAAAGTGGTTGGAGTTACGGCTTTCAAGAATTATCTTTGGTCTGGGTTGCCAAGGGATTCTTCAAGCCGCTTTTTTATTGAGAAAGGATTTTTGTTCATGGAATTTATCGGTTCATTGTGTTTAATTTTAGTTGCTACCGCTCTTGGTGGTCATATAAGCGCTCGCCTTAATCTCCCAGCCGTTGTAGGTGAATTATTAATGGGAATCTTATTGGGACCTGCTTTACTTAATTGGGTTCAACCTAATAATTTTATCCATTTCTTTTCCGAGATCGGCGTAATAATTTTAATGTTCATTGCAGGTTTGGAAAGTGATCTCTCCTTGCTTAAACGTTACATTCGTCCTAGTATTGTTGTTGCGGTTCTTGGCATGATCTTCCCAATTATTATTGCTTACTTAACTGGTCTATATTTCCATTTCTCTAACATAGAAAGCCTGTTTTTAGGAGTGACATTTGCTGCTACCTCTGTTTCGATATCAGTCGTTGTTTTACAAGAAATGAAACACCTTAATAGCCAAGAAGGAACAACTATCTTAGGTGCAGCAGTCGTAGATGATATTTTAGCTGTGCTTGCTTTAAGTGTCTTGGTTAGCCTTTCTGGTAATCAAGTTTCCGAACAGGGTGGACCCCAAAATATAGGCCTTTCCCTGCTACTCCAACTCGGATACTTGGTTCTTCTTTTTATCTTGGGACGGTGGGTTATTCCACAGCTCATGAAGCTTAGTGAAAAGCTTTTAGTTCCTTCTTCAGAGATTTTAATTTCGCTGGTTTTGTGCTTGGGATTAGCTTATTCAGCAGATTTAACCGGCTTGAGCACGGTAATTGGCGCTTTCTTTGCTGGTCTTGCTATTGGTCAAACTGATTATAAAGCTCTGATTGACCGTAACGTTGAACCAATCGGCTATGCTGTTTTCATCCCTGTTTTCTTTATTAGCATTGGATTAAAGATGACTTTTACCGGCATTATCAATGATTTCTGGTTATTTTTAATTTTATCTATTGGTGGCATAGTATCGAAACTGCTGGGTGCAGGCATAGGTGCTAAGGTAGCTTCTTTTTCTTGGAATAGCTCCTGGATGATCGGTGCAGGGATGGTCTCACGTGGTGAAATGGCGCTGATTATTGCACAATTAGGCCTCCAAAGCCACTTATTATCCACAGATCGATATTCTTCTGTTATTGGGGCAATTATCATAACCACTTTAGCAGCCCCATTTCTTTTACGCAGTACCATTTCCAAGCTCAGAAAAAGCCAAGACAAGTTAATGGATTAATTTTTACAAAATAACTCTCGATAAGTCGTGGTTATGTAAATAAGACCTCCAACACCTGCAAATTGCTCTAACCTTACTAGCATGTTATAATAATAGTGCGGAATGAGAGTATATCGTGCATAGACAGCAAAAGAGCCACTACCCGGGCATGGGTAGTGGCTCTTTTTTTCGCTGCGCGGAATTCAGCGTGTGAGTTAGAATGACAACTTGCTAGTGATTGTTGTCTTTGTCGCTCTTATCTAACCAGTAAGAGAATAGTTTATTAACTATACCGACTAGAATCGGTGCAACAATCAATGAGAGTATATCATGTAACATAGACAACGCCCCCTTTCGGGGCAAGTTGCCATTCATGATTATAGCATTTCCTCTTTAGTTCGGTCTAAGTAATTTTGAACAGTGTTTTTTTCTTGTCCTCGCCATTCTCTTTGCTAAAATAAAACTAAAAATAACTTTATTTGCGGAGGTTTTAGCTATGGCTAGTGAACTAGAGAAATTAGATGAACTACAGCGGAAATTAAACGAGCGGAAACGCAAAGCACGCACCAAAGAATATCAGAAATTAGGCCGTGAGTTTTATCAGAAATCACAGGCCAAAACTTTTGCAGGTGCGCACCAGATGTTAGACCATATTCCCATGTTTCAACAATCTGCAAAAAAAGCCAATTTAACGGACGCTTTACAATTAATATCCGGTTTTTAGAACGTGTTTAGAATCTTTTCAAGAGTATTCGCAGGAAGGCTAAGCTAATCATCATCTTACTGGTGTTCAGCTTTCGCTCACAATTGCGCCAGAGGCGCCGATATTTTCCTAGCCAGCTAAAACTGCGTTCGATAACCCAGCGTTGCGGGGTCACTTGACCGTGCCTAAGGTCACTCTGTTTAGCAATAATGACTTCAGCGTTAATCATTGCCTGAACTGATTGAGCAAAGTTGTTACCAGTATAACCACCATCGGCCATTACTCGTTGAACCAGGTCAAACTGTGATTTGTTTAACGCCAGTAGCGCATTGGCGCCATCACGCTCAGAAACATTGGCGGTTGTCACATGGACTGCCATCGGCAGCCCATTGATATCTACAGCAAGATGGCGCTTAATCCCACTCACCTTTTTACCACCATCGTAGCCACTACTTTCAGCAGG
Encoded here:
- a CDS encoding MFS transporter; this translates as MVQEKHNKLLSAIISIGLLSFLGIVVETALNITFPQLTTYFSIPISQVQWLTTGYMLVSTSLIPLGSFFLRRFRVVTLFRVSCLSFLVGTLIASFSNSFNLVLLGRLCQGIADGIALPLMFAVILDQVPKKKVGTFMGLGSLVIAFAPAVGPIYGGIIQDTFNWHFLFIILIPIIMVTWLLGELSIEQSSPVHYVPFDVRGGIFLAIFLTTTLMFIVNLTANSSSFKLYLFLLGTAFFSGLLFLLNEKHKSHKLLELSLFKNKRFLQLLSAFFLLQFSSLSMSYLIPNVLQILFAQSPGLVGFLIAPAAVIDAVLSVVAGIIYDKTAPRLPIISGCIIIGLTFLGANLFTPSIGGLVLIYMLFMVGLSFSYSNIMTYSLSQLPAGLVNDGNSIYMTVQAYSGAVGIAISSSIVSLLQKQQGSVISGTKWGLAINFLILFFVAVFTISLCLIALRNKVIKGDKE
- a CDS encoding putative holin-like toxin, with the translated sequence MSVSDALQLMLAFGTFIVALIALIVELIKSQQKK
- a CDS encoding FRG domain-containing protein produces the protein MNIQSVNSFLSKKAESLKSIKANVTVDGRGLLPRFFYRGQSNDFKSSNNVASIFRQKELSGYTHEYSFTNEYMRRYANDFNNLENNFSRLSYMQHFGLPTRLLDVTTNALVALYFACQSHLDSEGHETDGIVTMFFSNKTQNIDDFTYYSSRSDTVEVLSTLALMDEEKKKSIYRKISSFNKNIDDLLKEDENHLYQSWYMDLVKQFPEGYYEQLSEENQKVYDSLNDFYKEINQSYEMQCLYHDIKRDTGYFADLINFRTLLHPFFVEPSINNERLRAQSGFFLFEPYDGTSCSLENIHDDIDNKVSLYNGHNEPIRLVIPGEKKQQILNELNQSLEINQATLFPDKENVASYIKNNF
- a CDS encoding IS30-like element ISLsa1 family transposase; protein product: MGTSTLSRFQRGALAQLVNEGNKSYQVMADALGVAKATISYELDRVKPYDPELAQQDADRKRRNCGRRSMLTAALATLITNHLRLTWSPETIAAAYNLSTASIYNWLNRGWLPFKLTDLPNRNVRQHRVSENRGKFTSGTSIEQRPTTVNQRLAFGHWEVDTVLSSRSESRSCLVTFVERKTRLLWAIKAPNRTAKALNTAFGKFMGAFGPQVKSITVDHGKEFANYQALEQDYQIKVYFCHPYSPWERGSNEYFNRRLRWFFPKKTNFSQVTTDEILAALELINQRPLKIHHQQTAIERFRACSD
- a CDS encoding bacteriocin immunity protein; this encodes MCHLEKRRTTNNSSELLDIMDVLLQVIKNISSTKNPAALVNRLVNYIRSVALAGRLHFSKPEEDLIIKLEIFGQKAGLNGAYMADFSDKSYFYKWSEEVPNRH
- a CDS encoding GIY-YIG nuclease family protein — protein: MPNHIFINRESGNDNISIFYDEPSFLVIANKDDLTSIQLIDESKKPGIYILLGDDKRYIGQASNAIFNRLQQHYINKPWWNKLIFFGREDGHLSKAQLDLLERKIIEKMKREEIELDNNTQGNQSYIDKLSQFSALSLLSKVERVLIDIANIDLFASEDTEFDRPDPIPNNDTISILFGEQHYKGSSYRDVFTKLVSTLILSSDIANLTDLINSTEPNTVQIIGTLERVSGKGTKLTKAIDSSKYHVYVNFSKDALYKKIQILANLTKNKVIFERW
- a CDS encoding site-specific integrase; the encoded protein is MVQQIVLPIKDSNVLKMVQDTLLDSFRAGRRNYTIFQVGKATLLRVSDVMTLKKSDVYNPDGSVKNTAFIHDKKTGKANTLYLKPVQQDLLQYHDWLVQQNINSDWLFPSTSHPDRHITEKQFYKIMARVGDLLGINYLGTHTMRKTGAYRVYTQSNYNIGLVMHLLNHSSEAMTLTYLGLDQASRETMLDQIDFG
- a CDS encoding IS30 family transposase, encoding MTLNQNTMISHYQQLQPYERGLIMARKSDGWSCRQIARELHRSPSTISRELKHGTIRQIGPNHKPFEAYFAETAQTIHANHQANSHAVSWLVKAPAPVFFQQLVIELRRKPRVHSIDSFVHWFKLNHQELACPSTPTVYRYIDNGLLELTNSELPMKLRRRVRSVRKAHQRMNKRTLGKSIEERPFGANNRTEIGHWEGDLVKGKRVASEPAIMTLTERVSRYEIIVKITDYHADTCRQALQDVIDDYGPEYFKTVTFDNGSEFADLSKVAGTTVYFAHPYSPWERGTNENQNQLIREFIPKGHSMRALTLTGIQAIQNALNQRPRKVLNYQSAMAVLPDFD
- a CDS encoding winged helix-turn-helix transcriptional regulator, whose amino-acid sequence is MTDTVRKYALDKIQQKDFNCAKEYTLSMFSGKYKIVILYQLHYDGKMRFGEIQKSLSNATHKVLSQQLKELDEDGLIDRQEGLVNNRKAVFYSLTTTGETLMPIIEMMFSWGTKRLEKLQIDDTTI
- a CDS encoding type 1 glutamine amidotransferase domain-containing protein, with translation MAKSVAVLVTNLVEDVEYTEPVEALKSAGHEVTTISFEKGTVEGKHGTQINVDKSIDEVRPQDFDALFIPGGFSPDQLRADQRFVEFTKFFLATNKLTTSICHGPQLMIQTGLVQGRTMTAYLTVQPDLYYAGARIEDKAVVIDGNLITSREPKDIPAFNEAFLAAL
- a CDS encoding cation:proton antiporter, with product MEFIGSLCLILVATALGGHISARLNLPAVVGELLMGILLGPALLNWVQPNNFIHFFSEIGVIILMFIAGLESDLSLLKRYIRPSIVVAVLGMIFPIIIAYLTGLYFHFSNIESLFLGVTFAATSVSISVVVLQEMKHLNSQEGTTILGAAVVDDILAVLALSVLVSLSGNQVSEQGGPQNIGLSLLLQLGYLVLLFILGRWVIPQLMKLSEKLLVPSSEILISLVLCLGLAYSADLTGLSTVIGAFFAGLAIGQTDYKALIDRNVEPIGYAVFIPVFFISIGLKMTFTGIINDFWLFLILSIGGIVSKLLGAGIGAKVASFSWNSSWMIGAGMVSRGEMALIIAQLGLQSHLLSTDRYSSVIGAIIITTLAAPFLLRSTISKLRKSQDKLMD
- a CDS encoding type I toxin-antitoxin system Fst family toxin, which codes for MLHDILSLIVAPILVGIVNKLFSYWLDKSDKDNNH
- a CDS encoding IS5 family transposase (programmed frameshift), whose product is MKSFAHHYSSDISREQFELIRTDLEGIRKRTKPRKVDLYDIFCALLYTLKNGCVWRDLPSDFPKWETVYYYWLLWTKTPSPAGITPLDKVFKKIVSQHRLAQKRSVYTSFIILDAQSVKNTDPAESSGYDGGKKVSGIKRHLAVDINGLPMAVHVTTANVSERDGANALLALNKSQFDLVQRVMADGGYTGNNFAQSVQAMINAEVIIAKQSDLRHGQVTPQRWVIERSFSWLGKYRRLWRNCERKLNTSKMMISLAFLRILLKRF